AGCTTGAGGACGACGCTCCCGTCGTCCCCGACGACGCCTCCTCGCTGACCGAGGACGACGACGCTCCCAAGCTCGACCTGGGCAAGAAGGACGACGCTGCCGCCCCGGCCGACGACGTCGAGGCGCCCAAGGCCGACGCGGACGCCGAGAAGGCCGAGTCCGCCAAGGACGGCAAGGCAGACGGCGAGAGCGGCGCGAAGTAGTCACGTCCGGCACCGCGCTGCGCCCCCGGGCGCACCGCGGCTCCCGGAGCATGCCGACATTCGCGTGAGCAGGTCCCCACAACACTTCGTTGCCGCTCCGTCGCTCACCCGGCGTGGGGCGGTTGGACAGGGAGAAACGAAAAGGTGGCAGCACCTCAGAAGGGCCGAAGGCAGACGGGGGCCCCGGGAAAGCCGGGGCGCACCCTGATTCTGTTCCTGATCGCGTTGATCGCCCTCGTCGGAGGGATGTTCGGGGCCGGTGAGCTCACACCGCGCCTCGGCATCGACCTCGCCGGTGGTACGACCATCACGCTCAAGGCCAAGAGCTCGCCCGGCCAGGCGAACGCGGTCAACGAGACCAACATGAACACCGCGGTCGGCATCATCGAGCGTCGTGTGAATGGTCTCGGCGTTCAGGAGGCCGAGGTTCAGACCCAGGGATCCGACAACATCATTGTCAACATCCCCAAGGGCACGAACTCCCAGCAGGCTCGTGAGCAGGTCGGCACCACCGCTCAGCTGTACTTCCGGCCGGTCCTGACCCTCGGCCCGGGCGACCCCTCCGCGCAGCAGCCGCCGCCGGACGCGAGCCCGGCCCCGAGCGCCGACTCGTCGAAGAGCCCCAGCCCCTCGGCCAGTGACAAGTCGGACAAGGAGTCGGCCGACCCGCCGGCGGCCGGCGCTCCCAGCGCCTCGGAGACGACGCAGGGCCGCGCCCTGACGGAGGAACTGAAGGCCGACGCGACGCCCACCCCGTCCGGCTCCGGCAAGCCCGACCCCTCCGGCAGCCCGTCCGCGAGCGAGCCCGCGACGCCGCCCGCCGACCCCGCGACCGAGAAGCTCCAGGCCGATTTCGTGGCGCTCGACTGCACGAACGAGAAGGCCAGGGGCGCCCTCGGGGACAACGCGAAGCCGGGTGAGCCGACGCTCGCCTGTGGCGAGAACGACGGAGTCTGGGAGAAGTACATCCTCGGCCCCGCCGAGGTGGGCGGCAAGGACGTCGACGACGCCAACGCCACCATCAACCAGCAGACCGGCCAGTGGATCGTCCAGATGGACTTCACGGGCGGTGGCTCGAAGAAGTTCCAGGCGATCACCAGCAAGCTCTCGCAGCAGCAGGCCCCGCAGAACCAGTTCGCCATCGTCCTCGACGGCGAGGTCGTCTCGGCGCCCTCGGTGCGCCAGACACTGAGCGCCAACGCCGAGATCTCCGGCAACTTCACCCAGGAGTCCGCGCAGGACCTGGGCAACATCCTGTCGTACGGCGCGCTCCCGCTCACCTTCCAGGAGGAGACCGTCACCACGGTCACCGCCGCGCTCGGCGGTGAGCAGTTGGAGGCCGGTCTGATCGCCGGCGCCATCGGCCTCGCCCTGGTGATCATCTACCTGGTGCTCTACTACCGGGGTCTCGCGCTGATCGCCATCATCAGCCTCCTGGCCTCGGCGGTCATGACGTACGCGATCATGACCCTGCTCGGACCGGGTATCGGCTTCGCCCTCAACCTCCCCGCGGTGTGTGGTGCGATCGTTGCGATCGGCATCACGGCGGACTCGTTCATCGTGTACTTCGAACGAATCCGTGACGAGATCCGAGAGGGCCGTACGCTCCGGCCCGCCGTCGAGCGGGCCTGGCCGAGGGCCCGGCGCACGATCCTGGTGTCCGACTTCGTGTCGTTCCTCGCCGCGGCCGTGCTGTTCACCGTCACCGTCGGCAAGGTGCAGGGCTTCGCGTTCACGCTCGGCCTGACCACGCTGCTCGACGTCGTCGTCGTGTTCTTCTTCACGAAGCCGATC
This window of the Streptomyces niveus genome carries:
- the secD gene encoding protein translocase subunit SecD; translation: MAAPQKGRRQTGAPGKPGRTLILFLIALIALVGGMFGAGELTPRLGIDLAGGTTITLKAKSSPGQANAVNETNMNTAVGIIERRVNGLGVQEAEVQTQGSDNIIVNIPKGTNSQQAREQVGTTAQLYFRPVLTLGPGDPSAQQPPPDASPAPSADSSKSPSPSASDKSDKESADPPAAGAPSASETTQGRALTEELKADATPTPSGSGKPDPSGSPSASEPATPPADPATEKLQADFVALDCTNEKARGALGDNAKPGEPTLACGENDGVWEKYILGPAEVGGKDVDDANATINQQTGQWIVQMDFTGGGSKKFQAITSKLSQQQAPQNQFAIVLDGEVVSAPSVRQTLSANAEISGNFTQESAQDLGNILSYGALPLTFQEETVTTVTAALGGEQLEAGLIAGAIGLALVIIYLVLYYRGLALIAIISLLASAVMTYAIMTLLGPGIGFALNLPAVCGAIVAIGITADSFIVYFERIRDEIREGRTLRPAVERAWPRARRTILVSDFVSFLAAAVLFTVTVGKVQGFAFTLGLTTLLDVVVVFFFTKPIMTLVARTKFFSSGGSWSGLDPKRLGAKPPLRRSPRRLSAPTDPKEA